From a single Mycolicibacterium mengxianglii genomic region:
- a CDS encoding acyl-CoA dehydrogenase family protein has product MPDVITEVRDWLQQNWDPDLSRAEWLDRVVTAGWAAPSWEPQWFGRGLSGSQSRAVAAEFAKVGAPGSGQDRMNLWAATVHAAGSDDLKSRLLEGFLRGQLRGCLLYSEPGAGSDLAGLRTRAVRDGEDWVVNGQKVWTSFAQKADYGMLIARTDVDVPKHRGLTFFMMPMKQPGVTVRPIHQITGESEFNEVFFDNARVADTNRVGDVNAGWAILQLALGFERAIMGGSARTDRGKGPADGDVRKEGLRDLAIRLGRFDDPVLRQDIARIEALQAVNRWNLARSKSAANKAERLSVLSLSKIAMSRILHESARVYTDLVGPESMLEGPDNPLGDATTFRALNAYFTSIGGGTDQIQRNIIGEKVLGLPREPDPFYDRPFRELPHDQS; this is encoded by the coding sequence ATGCCCGACGTGATCACCGAAGTCCGCGACTGGTTGCAACAGAACTGGGACCCCGACCTCAGCAGAGCCGAGTGGCTCGACCGGGTCGTCACCGCAGGATGGGCCGCTCCCAGCTGGGAACCACAGTGGTTCGGCCGCGGGTTGAGCGGTAGCCAATCACGCGCCGTCGCAGCTGAATTCGCGAAGGTCGGTGCGCCCGGTTCCGGCCAGGATCGGATGAACCTCTGGGCCGCCACGGTGCATGCCGCGGGTTCCGATGACCTCAAGTCCCGATTGCTGGAGGGTTTTCTGCGGGGGCAGCTTCGCGGCTGCCTGCTCTACAGCGAGCCCGGTGCCGGCTCTGATCTTGCCGGGCTGCGTACCCGGGCGGTGCGCGACGGTGAGGACTGGGTCGTCAACGGGCAGAAGGTCTGGACCTCCTTCGCTCAGAAAGCCGATTACGGCATGCTGATCGCCCGCACCGATGTCGATGTGCCCAAGCATCGCGGCCTGACCTTCTTCATGATGCCGATGAAACAGCCCGGCGTGACCGTCCGGCCGATCCATCAGATCACCGGAGAGTCTGAATTCAACGAGGTCTTCTTCGACAACGCCAGGGTCGCCGACACCAACCGGGTCGGCGACGTGAACGCAGGCTGGGCGATCTTGCAGCTGGCGCTGGGCTTCGAGCGGGCCATCATGGGCGGCTCTGCCCGCACAGACCGCGGTAAGGGGCCTGCCGACGGCGATGTGCGAAAAGAGGGCCTGCGCGACCTGGCCATTCGGTTGGGGCGCTTCGACGATCCGGTGCTTCGCCAGGACATCGCCCGGATCGAGGCCTTGCAAGCCGTCAACCGCTGGAACCTCGCGCGCTCCAAATCGGCGGCCAACAAGGCGGAACGGTTGTCGGTGTTGTCGCTGAGCAAGATTGCGATGTCGCGGATCCTGCACGAATCTGCCCGCGTCTACACCGATTTGGTGGGCCCGGAATCCATGCTCGAGGGTCCGGACAACCCACTCGGCGACGCGACGACGTTCCGGGCGCTCAACGCCTATTTCACCTCCATCGGTGGTGGCACCGATCAAATCCAGCGCAACATCATCGGTGAGAAGGTCCTGGGCCTGCCCAGAGAACCCGACCCGTTCTACGACCGGCCCTTCCGCGAACTGCCCCACGACCAGTCCTGA
- a CDS encoding MBL fold metallo-hydrolase — MDITVTFIGNATTLISGGGITVLTDPNFLHQGQRAYLGYGLVSKRLQPPALTIDELPDVDAIVLSHMHGDHWDRVSQRGLDHGLTVVTTHHAAKRLRRRGFGQAQGLDVWGTHVIDKGANRLTITALPGRHAPMPVHRLLPPVIGTMLGFGPNGAAAQRRLYISGDTLLVEELNDIPRKFDSIDAGILHLGGTRLPAGPRLPFGLTVTMDGQQGADLTELLKLPTVIPVHFDDYGVFASPLSEFTNAMAERGLSQRVVTVKRGHTVTV; from the coding sequence ATGGACATCACCGTGACGTTCATTGGAAACGCCACCACCCTCATCTCTGGTGGCGGCATCACGGTGCTGACGGACCCGAACTTTCTTCACCAAGGACAGCGTGCCTATCTGGGGTACGGTCTGGTCTCCAAACGACTCCAGCCACCCGCCTTGACCATTGACGAGCTGCCCGACGTCGATGCGATCGTGTTGTCGCACATGCACGGTGACCACTGGGACCGGGTCAGCCAACGTGGACTCGACCACGGTCTGACCGTCGTCACGACGCATCACGCCGCCAAACGCCTGCGTCGTCGTGGGTTTGGCCAGGCCCAAGGCCTGGATGTCTGGGGCACCCACGTGATCGACAAGGGCGCGAACCGGCTCACCATCACCGCCCTGCCGGGTAGGCACGCACCCATGCCGGTGCACCGGCTCCTCCCGCCGGTGATCGGCACCATGCTGGGATTCGGCCCCAACGGCGCCGCAGCCCAACGGCGCCTGTACATCTCCGGGGACACCTTGCTGGTCGAGGAGCTCAACGACATTCCGCGGAAGTTCGATTCGATCGACGCTGGGATCCTTCACCTGGGCGGAACGCGGTTGCCCGCCGGCCCCCGCCTGCCTTTCGGGTTGACCGTCACGATGGACGGGCAGCAGGGTGCCGACCTGACAGAGCTGCTCAAACTGCCGACGGTGATTCCGGTGCACTTCGACGATTACGGTGTTTTCGCATCACCGCTGAGTGAGTTCACCAATGCCATGGCGGAGCGCGGACTTTCGCAGCGCGTCGTAACCGTGAAGCGCGGGCACACCGTCACTGTGTGA
- a CDS encoding zinc-dependent alcohol dehydrogenase: protein MRAMVYRGPYKVRVEDKDMPVIEHPNDAIVRVEMAAICGSDLHLYHGMMPDTRVGMTFGHEFIGVVEEVGPSVRNLTRGDRVMVPFNIYCGSCYYCARGLYSNCHNVNPNATAVGGIYGYSHTCGGYDGGQAQFVRVPFADVGPAIIPDWMDDEDALLCTDALATGYFGAQLADIAEGDTVAVFGAGPIGLYAAKSAWLMGAGRVLVIDYLENRLEKARTFAHAETFNFAEYDDIVVAMKETTDFLGADSVIDCVGAEADGNFLQHVTAAKFKLQGGSPIALNWAIDSVRKGGTVSVMGAYGPMFSAVKFGDALNKGLTLRMNQCPVKRQWPRLFSHIQNGFIKPNEIVTHRIPIEHIAEGYHIFSAKLDDCIKPIILPHAS from the coding sequence ATGCGTGCGATGGTCTACCGCGGCCCCTACAAGGTGCGGGTCGAAGACAAGGACATGCCAGTCATCGAGCATCCCAACGACGCCATAGTTCGGGTCGAGATGGCCGCCATCTGCGGGTCAGACCTCCACCTCTACCACGGGATGATGCCGGACACCCGGGTCGGCATGACCTTCGGCCACGAGTTCATCGGCGTCGTCGAGGAGGTAGGGCCCTCGGTGCGCAACCTCACCCGCGGCGACAGGGTGATGGTGCCGTTCAACATCTATTGCGGGTCGTGTTATTACTGCGCCCGAGGTCTTTATTCGAACTGCCACAATGTCAATCCCAATGCCACCGCGGTCGGCGGGATCTACGGCTACTCACACACCTGCGGCGGATACGACGGCGGACAGGCGCAGTTCGTCCGAGTGCCGTTCGCCGACGTCGGGCCGGCGATCATCCCGGATTGGATGGACGACGAGGACGCGCTGCTGTGTACCGACGCGTTGGCGACGGGTTACTTCGGCGCCCAGCTCGCCGACATCGCCGAGGGTGACACCGTGGCCGTGTTCGGCGCGGGGCCGATCGGTCTGTACGCCGCTAAATCGGCGTGGCTGATGGGAGCCGGGCGGGTTCTGGTCATCGACTACCTGGAGAACCGGCTCGAAAAAGCACGCACGTTCGCGCATGCGGAGACGTTCAACTTTGCCGAGTACGACGACATCGTGGTGGCGATGAAAGAGACCACCGATTTCCTGGGCGCGGATTCGGTCATCGACTGTGTTGGCGCTGAAGCCGACGGAAACTTCCTGCAGCATGTCACGGCTGCGAAGTTCAAACTGCAGGGCGGATCTCCCATCGCACTGAACTGGGCCATCGATTCTGTTCGCAAAGGTGGCACGGTGTCGGTGATGGGTGCGTATGGGCCGATGTTCAGCGCCGTCAAGTTCGGTGACGCCCTGAACAAGGGCTTGACGCTGCGAATGAACCAGTGCCCGGTGAAGAGGCAGTGGCCGCGATTGTTCTCGCATATCCAGAACGGCTTCATCAAGCCCAACGAGATTGTCACGCACCGGATCCCGATCGAGCATATCGCCGAGGGGTATCACATCTTCTCGGCGAAGCTCGATGACTGCATCAAGCCGATCATCCTTCCCCACGCCAGCTGA
- a CDS encoding hemerythrin domain-containing protein: protein MDALTFLRQDHKSVLGMLEVLKDAPTGPGAQASGLSTMVTNLIIAESQHEAIEQQLFWPAVRQAVENGDTLADTAIEQEQAGKELLQRLEDGKPGEPDYQEALQQFVVEAREHIAYEQDVVWPQVEAAMSREALESLGEKLEAAKKIAPTRPHPDTPPNPAVLNTMGMATAMVDHVRDAVSGRAADNPPDPQIH, encoded by the coding sequence ATGGATGCCTTGACGTTTCTTCGTCAGGATCACAAAAGCGTGCTGGGCATGCTCGAGGTGCTCAAAGACGCACCGACAGGACCCGGCGCGCAGGCAAGCGGCTTGAGCACGATGGTGACCAACCTCATCATCGCCGAGTCGCAGCATGAAGCGATCGAACAGCAGCTGTTCTGGCCTGCGGTTCGCCAAGCCGTTGAAAACGGTGACACGTTGGCAGACACCGCAATCGAGCAGGAGCAGGCCGGTAAGGAACTGCTGCAGCGCCTCGAAGACGGTAAACCGGGCGAGCCCGATTACCAGGAGGCGTTACAGCAGTTCGTTGTCGAGGCCCGTGAGCACATCGCCTACGAGCAGGACGTGGTGTGGCCCCAGGTGGAAGCAGCGATGAGTCGGGAAGCGCTGGAAAGCCTCGGCGAAAAGCTCGAGGCTGCGAAGAAAATCGCGCCGACCCGGCCTCATCCGGACACCCCACCCAACCCTGCGGTGCTGAATACGATGGGTATGGCCACTGCCATGGTCGACCACGTTCGCGACGCAGTATCGGGTCGGGCGGCCGACAACCCGCCCGATCCTCAAATTCACTGA
- a CDS encoding manganese catalase family protein: MFTHNKDLQFEVRVSEPDPRFATVLMEQFGGANGELTAALQYFTQAFVLREKNPKLYDLFMDIATEELSHLEMVGSMITMLLDGLNDDLKIANERCDWMPTVASRDGKEQAIHQVAVNPLFLVLSGGGPAVKDSAGTNWTGAFVDANGDPTVDLRSNLAAESRAKIVYEYLKQLTDDPGVQDTLTFLMTREVAHYQQFTAALNELPVNFPPGQLPGDPRFQNVAFNMSGSGGESVRGPWNEGQGPWPKGIEWDYVEKPEEQWLGTSLRKNTGADLNPEGSPAVDGEKPATHEQHIATP; the protein is encoded by the coding sequence GTGTTCACACACAACAAAGATCTTCAGTTCGAGGTACGCGTGAGCGAGCCCGATCCGCGCTTCGCGACGGTCCTCATGGAGCAGTTCGGTGGTGCCAACGGCGAGTTGACCGCAGCATTGCAGTACTTCACGCAGGCGTTCGTATTGCGGGAGAAGAACCCGAAGCTCTACGACCTGTTCATGGACATCGCCACCGAGGAGTTGAGTCACCTCGAGATGGTGGGTTCGATGATCACCATGCTTCTGGACGGACTGAACGACGACCTGAAGATCGCCAACGAGCGCTGCGACTGGATGCCCACCGTCGCCAGCCGGGACGGCAAGGAGCAGGCGATTCACCAGGTGGCGGTAAACCCGTTGTTCCTCGTGCTCAGCGGCGGCGGCCCCGCTGTCAAGGACTCCGCCGGTACCAACTGGACCGGTGCGTTCGTCGACGCCAATGGCGACCCCACGGTGGATCTGCGTAGCAATCTGGCTGCTGAGTCACGTGCCAAGATCGTCTACGAGTACCTCAAGCAGCTCACGGACGACCCAGGCGTGCAGGACACGCTGACGTTCCTGATGACCCGCGAGGTAGCCCACTACCAGCAGTTCACCGCGGCGCTCAACGAGCTTCCGGTGAACTTCCCGCCGGGACAGCTGCCGGGTGATCCCCGCTTCCAGAACGTCGCGTTCAACATGAGCGGCAGCGGCGGCGAGTCGGTGCGCGGGCCGTGGAACGAAGGCCAGGGACCGTGGCCCAAGGGCATCGAGTGGGATTACGTCGAGAAGCCCGAAGAGCAGTGGCTGGGCACCTCGCTGCGTAAGAACACGGGCGCCGACCTCAATCCGGAAGGTTCTCCGGCAGTCGACGGGGAGAAGCCGGCCACTCACGAGCAACACATCGCCACACCGTGA
- a CDS encoding acyl-CoA dehydrogenase family protein, producing the protein MTAAVSEELDALRAAVSEVLAKYCSEAQLRAAMATDTGHDTNLWNRFAEMGLPGLLISEEFGGAGAGHVAMGVVMEEMGAALAGGPFLATAVLTTHVLNCCGDEQERHSVLPRIAAGELLTTVAFAEPASPPSIRPSCETTSAEPTGDGGWELTGEKAYVLDACSADLIYVLAQTSSGPGLFVVDRGATGLEVSTLNTVDHTRKQCRIVLQRAPGRLVGDLGEATSALNRALDLTGVALVSEQAGGTRRAMQMAVDYAKTRFQFGRAIGSFQAVKHMCADMLLEAESAISAARHVAEAFEGQRPGADADLALAQAYCSEAYLTVAATGIQVHGGIGFTWEHPAHLYLRRARTDAQLLGDPATHRENYLQRVQS; encoded by the coding sequence ATGACGGCTGCAGTCAGCGAAGAACTGGACGCGTTACGCGCGGCGGTGTCCGAAGTGCTGGCCAAGTACTGCTCGGAAGCGCAACTTCGGGCGGCGATGGCCACCGACACCGGGCACGACACCAACCTGTGGAACCGCTTCGCGGAGATGGGCCTGCCCGGGCTGCTGATCAGCGAGGAGTTCGGCGGCGCCGGGGCCGGGCATGTGGCCATGGGCGTGGTGATGGAGGAGATGGGCGCCGCCCTGGCGGGCGGACCGTTTCTGGCCACCGCGGTGCTCACCACTCACGTGCTCAACTGCTGCGGCGACGAGCAGGAAAGACACTCGGTACTGCCGCGCATCGCCGCGGGGGAGCTCCTCACCACCGTGGCGTTCGCCGAGCCCGCCTCCCCGCCGTCGATACGGCCCAGCTGCGAGACCACCAGCGCCGAACCCACCGGTGACGGCGGGTGGGAGCTGACGGGGGAGAAGGCGTACGTGCTCGACGCCTGTAGTGCCGACCTCATCTACGTGCTCGCACAAACTTCCAGTGGTCCAGGACTTTTCGTCGTCGATCGCGGTGCGACGGGACTGGAGGTCTCAACGCTGAACACCGTCGATCACACCCGTAAGCAGTGCCGGATCGTGCTGCAGCGGGCACCGGGACGGCTGGTAGGAGACCTGGGGGAGGCCACCTCGGCGCTGAACCGGGCGCTCGATCTGACCGGGGTGGCTCTGGTCAGTGAGCAGGCCGGTGGCACTCGGCGCGCCATGCAGATGGCTGTCGACTACGCCAAGACCCGGTTCCAATTCGGCCGCGCGATCGGCAGCTTCCAGGCCGTCAAGCACATGTGCGCCGACATGCTGCTGGAAGCCGAATCGGCAATCTCGGCTGCCCGGCATGTCGCCGAGGCGTTCGAAGGGCAGCGACCCGGCGCTGACGCGGATCTCGCACTGGCCCAGGCCTATTGCTCGGAGGCGTACCTGACGGTGGCGGCAACCGGAATCCAGGTCCACGGCGGAATCGGGTTCACCTGGGAACATCCCGCCCATCTCTACTTGCGGCGCGCCCGCACCGATGCCCAACTCCTGGGCGACCCGGCAACACACCGGGAAAATTATCTGCAGCGAGTCCAGTCGTGA